The following proteins are co-located in the Telopea speciosissima isolate NSW1024214 ecotype Mountain lineage chromosome 9, Tspe_v1, whole genome shotgun sequence genome:
- the LOC122639063 gene encoding cytochrome P450 94A1-like — protein MSYRKNKISSGSSSPANISRKVPTAYPLIGHIFAAPKNRDLMMPWIAEVLQNSPNATFTFKSFSRRNIITANPAIVQHILKTQFYKYPKGPFFRKNLYDLLGSSIFNADGDRWKFERQISSPEFNTKSLRKFVGTVVEAELSECLLPLLSTTNVENSVLDLQDILQRFAFDNICKIAFGFNPKSLSPSFPQPQAKFAVAFDEAVKLITGRFPTMFPVVWKIK, from the exons atgagttacag AAAGAACAAAATTTCATCTGGGTCTTCATCTCCTGCAAATATATCAAGAAAAGTTCCAACTGCTTACCCATTGATCGGTCACATCTTTGCTGCTCCCAAGAATCGAGACCTAATGATGCCATGGATAGCTGAGGTTCTCCAAAACTCCCCAAATGCAACCTTCACTTTCAAGAGTTTTAGCCGCCGAAACATCATAACTGCCAATCCCGCCATCGTCCAACACATCCTTAAGACGCAATTCTACAAATACCCCAAAGGCCCCTTCTTTCGCAAAAATCTCTACGACTTACTTGGTTCTAGCATCTTCAACGCTGACGGTGATCGCTGGAAGTTTGAGAGACAGATCTCCAGCCCCGAATTCAACACCAAGTCCCTCCGCAAATTCGTCGGCACCGTCGTCGAGGCAGAGCTCTCCGAATGcctcctccctctcctctccactACCAACGTCGAGAATTCTGTGCTCGATCTACAAGACATCCTCCAAAGGTTTGCATTCGACAACATCTGCAAAATCGCTTTCGGTTTCAATCCGAAATCTCTCTCGCCGTCTTTCCCACAGCCACAAGCCAAATTTGCCGTCGCATTCGACGAAGCTGTAAAATTAATTACCGGACGATTTCCTACCATGTTTCCAGTAGTGTGGAAGATAAAGTGA